The following coding sequences are from one Cereibacter sphaeroides 2.4.1 window:
- the modD gene encoding ModD protein: MFLLDDRALLALLQEDLPHGDLTSRALGIGPAPGRLRMAARDPMVLAGVEEAARIFALLGARAEIAAPSGAERAPGAPILAVEGPAEALFAGWKVAQTLMEWASGLATAAGALVRAAAEGAPGTVVACTRKTVPGTRALAFKAVTAGGATLHRTGLSDTVLLFPEHSPFAAGDLRAQLARLRAACPEKHLVVEVTSLAAAEAAAEGGADVIQLEKFPPEAVAEAVRALEGRPVRIAAAGGIHPGNAAAYAAAGAQVLVTSAPYQAPPRDVAVTLEPA, from the coding sequence ATGTTTCTTCTCGACGACCGCGCGCTCCTCGCGCTCCTGCAGGAAGACCTGCCCCATGGCGACCTGACCAGCCGGGCGCTCGGCATCGGGCCCGCGCCCGGGCGGCTCCGGATGGCCGCGCGCGATCCGATGGTGCTGGCGGGCGTCGAGGAGGCGGCGCGGATCTTCGCGCTTCTGGGCGCCCGGGCCGAGATCGCGGCGCCCTCGGGCGCCGAGCGGGCGCCGGGGGCGCCGATCCTCGCCGTCGAGGGCCCGGCCGAGGCGCTCTTCGCGGGCTGGAAGGTGGCGCAGACGCTGATGGAATGGGCCTCGGGGCTTGCCACCGCGGCCGGGGCCCTCGTCCGGGCCGCGGCCGAGGGCGCGCCCGGCACGGTGGTGGCCTGCACCCGCAAGACCGTGCCTGGCACGCGGGCGCTGGCCTTCAAGGCGGTGACGGCGGGGGGCGCCACGCTGCACCGCACCGGGCTGTCGGACACGGTGCTGCTCTTTCCCGAGCACAGCCCCTTCGCGGCGGGCGACCTGCGGGCGCAGCTCGCGCGGCTGCGTGCCGCCTGCCCCGAGAAGCACCTCGTGGTCGAGGTGACCTCGCTCGCCGCGGCCGAGGCTGCGGCGGAGGGCGGGGCGGATGTGATCCAGCTCGAGAAATTCCCGCCCGAGGCGGTGGCCGAGGCGGTGCGGGCGCTGGAGGGCCGCCCCGTGCGGATCGCCGCGGCGGGCGGCATCCATCCGGGCAATGCGGCGGCCTATGCCGCGGCCGGGGCGCAGGTGCTGGTGACCTCGGCGCCCTATCAGGCCCCGCCCCGGGACGTGGCGGTGACGCTGGAGCCCGCCTGA
- a CDS encoding TOBE domain-containing protein, whose amino-acid sequence MPEGLRGALTVERPGQARMGAERVALLAAIGRTGSIAAAAREVGLSYKAAWDAVQAMNNLFARPVVTAAPGGRTGGGALVTPEGEQVIAAFAAIEDGLSRVLSTLETRLALHPADILWSLMMKTSARNVYRCTVTALTQGEVSAEVQMDLGGGQILTAVITERSLADMGLSPGAEVFALVKSSFVILARGDELAQLSVRNRLGGTVASRTDGQVNSEIVLDLGGGKTLAATITRESAETLALQPGDRATALVKASHVIVALP is encoded by the coding sequence ATGCCGGAGGGACTGAGGGGGGCGCTGACGGTCGAGCGGCCGGGACAGGCGCGGATGGGGGCGGAGCGGGTGGCGCTGCTCGCAGCCATCGGGCGCACGGGCTCGATCGCGGCGGCGGCGCGCGAGGTGGGCCTGTCCTACAAGGCGGCCTGGGATGCGGTGCAGGCGATGAACAACCTCTTCGCCCGCCCCGTCGTCACCGCGGCGCCCGGCGGACGGACGGGCGGCGGCGCCCTCGTCACGCCCGAGGGCGAGCAGGTGATCGCGGCCTTCGCCGCCATCGAGGACGGGCTCTCGCGCGTTCTGTCCACCCTCGAGACCCGCCTGGCCCTCCATCCCGCCGACATTCTCTGGAGCCTGATGATGAAGACCTCGGCCCGCAACGTCTACCGCTGCACCGTGACCGCCCTGACCCAGGGCGAGGTGAGCGCCGAAGTGCAGATGGATCTCGGCGGCGGCCAGATCCTCACCGCCGTCATCACCGAGCGCAGCCTGGCCGACATGGGCCTCAGTCCCGGCGCCGAGGTCTTCGCGCTGGTCAAGTCGAGCTTCGTGATCCTCGCCCGCGGCGACGAACTCGCGCAGCTCTCGGTGCGCAACCGTCTGGGCGGCACGGTCGCCAGCCGCACCGACGGGCAGGTGAACAGCGAGATCGTGCTGGATCTGGGCGGCGGCAAGACGCTCGCCGCCACCATCACCCGCGAGAGCGCCGAGACGCTGGCGCTGCAGCCGGGCGACCGGGCGACCGCGCTCGTGAAGGCGAGCCATGTGATCGTGGCGCTGCCCTGA
- a CDS encoding FadR/GntR family transcriptional regulator, producing the protein MRMGRQEARDRLWRILEERAPAAGDRLPPERALKDLVGCSRETLRTALAALEAEGRIWRHVGQGTFRGRAPLGRPVRDALLLEAATPADLMDARLLLEPPVAAAAAARRSAEDVALLRRRLAEGRAARDRAACERADDAFHRAIAEVARNPLLIALLRHFSGARCRAVWQREWDRTYRRVGVEEFTHAHVDQHARVVEAIAAGDGPAAHRAMATHLATICAAMGLPPAPEAAEG; encoded by the coding sequence ATGCGGATGGGACGGCAGGAGGCGCGGGACCGGCTCTGGCGGATCCTCGAGGAGCGGGCCCCGGCCGCGGGCGACCGGCTGCCGCCCGAGCGCGCGCTCAAGGATCTGGTGGGCTGCAGCCGCGAGACGCTCCGGACGGCGCTGGCCGCGCTCGAGGCCGAGGGGCGGATCTGGCGCCATGTGGGACAGGGCACCTTCCGCGGCCGGGCGCCGCTCGGCCGGCCGGTGCGGGATGCGCTGCTGCTCGAGGCGGCGACGCCCGCCGATCTGATGGATGCGCGGCTGCTGCTCGAGCCGCCGGTGGCGGCGGCGGCCGCGGCGCGGCGGAGCGCCGAGGATGTGGCGCTCCTGCGGCGGCGGCTGGCCGAGGGGCGGGCCGCGCGCGACCGGGCCGCCTGCGAGCGGGCCGACGACGCCTTCCACCGCGCCATCGCCGAGGTGGCGCGCAATCCGCTGCTGATCGCGCTCCTGCGGCATTTCTCGGGCGCGCGCTGCCGGGCGGTCTGGCAGCGGGAATGGGACCGGACCTACCGCCGGGTGGGGGTCGAGGAATTCACCCATGCCCATGTCGACCAGCATGCCCGGGTGGTCGAGGCCATCGCCGCGGGCGACGGGCCGGCCGCGCACCGCGCAATGGCCACCCATCTGGCCACGATCTGCGCCGCCATGGGCCTGCCGCCGGCCCCGGAGGCGGCCGAGGGCTGA
- a CDS encoding sulfite exporter TauE/SafE family protein has translation MLAIALLTLTGLLAGALNAVAGGGTFLSFPALVWLGVPPVMANATATLTAMPGYVGSAWAFRRELQAEGALGLRAILGVSALGGLVGAGLLLVTPGEAFTGIVPWLLLAATLLFAAGPRLLAAIRARGQGGVGPLPAALALCAVAVYGGYFNGGLGIMLLAVLGLVGFTDLHAMNGLKNLLSALLSVISVATFASAGLIAWDKALVLAAATAVGGYAGAHLARRIRRTGPLRLAIVAVGAAMTVAFFLA, from the coding sequence ATGCTCGCCATCGCCCTCCTCACCCTGACAGGCCTTCTCGCCGGAGCCCTCAATGCCGTGGCGGGCGGCGGCACCTTCCTCAGCTTTCCCGCCCTCGTCTGGCTCGGCGTGCCGCCGGTCATGGCCAATGCGACGGCGACCCTCACGGCCATGCCGGGCTATGTGGGCAGCGCCTGGGCCTTCCGGCGCGAGCTGCAGGCGGAAGGGGCGCTCGGGCTCCGCGCCATCCTCGGCGTCTCGGCCCTGGGCGGGCTCGTGGGGGCGGGGCTCCTCCTCGTCACGCCGGGCGAGGCCTTCACGGGGATCGTGCCCTGGCTCCTGCTGGCCGCGACCCTCCTCTTTGCGGCGGGACCGCGGCTGCTGGCGGCGATCCGGGCGCGGGGACAAGGCGGGGTAGGACCGCTTCCCGCGGCCCTCGCGCTCTGCGCGGTCGCGGTCTACGGCGGCTATTTCAACGGCGGGCTCGGGATCATGCTGCTCGCGGTGCTGGGCCTCGTGGGCTTCACCGACCTGCATGCGATGAACGGGCTGAAGAACCTGCTCTCGGCGCTCCTGTCGGTGATCTCGGTGGCGACCTTCGCCTCGGCCGGGCTGATCGCCTGGGACAAGGCGCTGGTGCTGGCGGCGGCCACGGCGGTGGGCGGCTATGCGGGCGCGCATCTGGCGCGCAGGATCCGCCGGACGGGCCCGCTGCGCCTCGCCATCGTCGCGGTGGGGGCGGCCATGACGGTGGCCTTCTTCCTGGCCTGA
- a CDS encoding glycoside hydrolase family 16 protein yields MAIDPDLTPLLDGLSARLAALEAAPAGTPADLLPVTVRVSALEDRLSAMAVALAATGASGPDGSPDPVTLPTGYRRAGDFRRARGDAADWAVDELIMTTWLGGAGTMGDPSLCQWESAGSVLLKHVDGTPPRSGVLQLNRPAPTTGPWGALLEVVDPGAVCAFFTYARTAREFDFELIKKDGQPVWAVGIHMPKAGGGTVSSEKVLVPLAAGVHRYEIAQDAGAVTFRIDGAQVARFTPADVPGATWEMETPMQILCSVEHHGAWAGWEAADYAGGAALRLHALRA; encoded by the coding sequence ATGGCCATCGATCCCGACCTCACCCCCCTTCTCGACGGGCTTTCGGCCCGCCTTGCGGCGCTCGAGGCCGCGCCCGCCGGCACCCCGGCCGATCTCCTCCCCGTCACGGTGCGGGTCTCGGCGCTCGAGGACCGGCTGTCGGCCATGGCCGTGGCGCTGGCCGCGACCGGCGCCTCCGGGCCCGACGGCAGCCCCGATCCGGTGACCCTGCCCACGGGCTACCGGCGCGCGGGCGATTTCCGCCGCGCCCGCGGGGATGCGGCCGACTGGGCGGTGGACGAGCTCATCATGACCACCTGGCTCGGCGGCGCGGGCACGATGGGCGATCCCTCGCTCTGCCAGTGGGAGAGCGCGGGATCGGTGCTCCTGAAACATGTGGACGGCACCCCGCCGCGCTCGGGCGTGCTGCAGCTCAACCGGCCCGCCCCAACCACCGGTCCCTGGGGCGCACTGCTCGAGGTGGTCGATCCGGGCGCCGTCTGCGCCTTCTTCACCTATGCCCGGACGGCCCGCGAGTTCGACTTCGAGCTGATCAAGAAGGACGGCCAGCCGGTCTGGGCGGTGGGCATCCACATGCCGAAGGCGGGCGGGGGCACGGTCTCGTCCGAGAAGGTGCTGGTGCCGCTCGCGGCGGGCGTCCACCGCTACGAGATCGCCCAGGATGCTGGGGCCGTGACCTTCCGGATCGACGGGGCGCAGGTCGCGCGCTTCACCCCGGCCGACGTGCCCGGCGCCACCTGGGAGATGGAGACGCCGATGCAGATCCTCTGCTCGGTCGAGCACCACGGCGCCTGGGCGGGCTGGGAGGCGGCCGACTATGCGGGCGGTGCCGCGCTGCGCCTCCACGCGCTGCGCGCCTGA
- a CDS encoding flagellin N-terminal helical domain-containing protein has product MSSILTNTSAMVALQTLRSINSGLAKTQDEVSTGKAVGSAKDNAAIWSIAKVMETDASSFKVIGDQLAVAESTLAVGVTGAEQVVSLLKEMKDLAAGAANDTADFAKVQAAITAKSDQITAVINGSQLNGIALLKTDINGSGGTAYDVLASLDRTSGTVATSAVSITVAGPDFEANVNAAGVTAVADKASALTAVGEIEALIDTAIQGAATLGAAASRVTDQKGFVSKLVDSLKNGIGSMVDADMEAASAKLQALQVQQQLATQSLSIANQAPQNILTLFK; this is encoded by the coding sequence ATGTCCAGCATTCTGACCAACACCAGCGCCATGGTTGCGCTGCAGACCCTGCGCAGCATCAACAGCGGCCTCGCCAAGACACAGGACGAGGTCTCGACCGGCAAGGCCGTGGGCTCGGCCAAGGACAATGCCGCGATCTGGTCGATCGCCAAGGTGATGGAGACCGACGCCTCGAGCTTCAAGGTCATCGGCGACCAGCTGGCCGTGGCCGAATCGACCCTCGCCGTGGGCGTGACCGGTGCCGAACAGGTGGTCAGCCTTCTCAAGGAGATGAAGGATCTGGCCGCGGGCGCGGCCAACGACACGGCCGATTTCGCCAAGGTGCAGGCCGCCATCACCGCCAAGAGCGACCAGATCACCGCCGTCATCAACGGCTCGCAGCTCAACGGGATCGCCCTGCTGAAGACCGACATCAACGGGTCGGGCGGCACCGCCTACGACGTGCTGGCCTCGCTCGACCGCACCAGCGGCACGGTGGCCACCAGCGCCGTCTCGATCACCGTGGCCGGCCCCGACTTCGAGGCCAACGTCAATGCGGCCGGCGTCACCGCCGTGGCCGACAAGGCCTCCGCCCTGACGGCGGTGGGCGAGATCGAGGCGCTGATCGACACCGCGATCCAGGGCGCCGCCACCCTCGGCGCCGCCGCCTCGCGCGTGACCGACCAGAAGGGCTTCGTGAGCAAGCTCGTCGACTCGCTCAAGAACGGGATCGGCTCGATGGTCGATGCCGACATGGAGGCGGCCTCGGCCAAGCTGCAGGCGCTTCAGGTCCAGCAGCAGCTGGCCACCCAGTCGCTGTCGATCGCCAACCAGGCGCCGCAGAACATCCTGACGCTGTTCAAGTGA
- the flaF gene encoding flagellar biosynthesis regulator FlaF, whose translation MNASTMARTAYSAARQGSARTPRSTEYALLAKVTALLKETDRHDALAFPALAQAIEQNRKLWLRFALDVAHPDNELPRDLRARIFYLYEIVQQHSARVLAHRADTGLLVDINRAVMRGLAGQGGGS comes from the coding sequence GTGAATGCTTCCACGATGGCCCGAACCGCCTACAGCGCGGCGCGCCAGGGTTCGGCCCGCACGCCGCGCTCGACCGAATATGCGCTTCTGGCCAAGGTCACAGCCCTCCTGAAGGAGACCGACCGCCACGACGCCCTGGCCTTTCCCGCCCTCGCCCAGGCGATCGAGCAGAACCGCAAGCTCTGGCTGCGCTTCGCCCTCGATGTGGCGCATCCCGACAACGAGCTTCCGCGCGATCTGCGGGCGCGGATCTTCTATCTCTACGAGATCGTCCAGCAGCATTCCGCGCGGGTACTGGCACACCGGGCCGACACCGGCCTGCTCGTCGACATCAACAGGGCGGTGATGCGCGGGCTCGCCGGACAGGGAGGCGGATCATGA
- the flbT gene encoding flagellar biosynthesis repressor FlbT, with translation MSGLVLRLGPGERVMINGAVIENGDRRSRITVMTPNSVILRQRDAIRPEEANTPVRRICYMAQLVLSGDATFEDMKPQLLRGIEQLSQVLTDPDSRAQLGVATEAVLAGHHYQILKALRSLLPREARLFAVAGDR, from the coding sequence ATGAGCGGCCTCGTCCTCCGGCTCGGGCCGGGCGAACGGGTGATGATCAACGGCGCGGTGATCGAGAACGGCGACCGCCGCTCGCGGATCACGGTCATGACGCCCAATTCCGTCATCCTGCGCCAGCGCGACGCGATCCGCCCCGAAGAGGCCAACACGCCGGTCCGGCGGATCTGCTACATGGCCCAGCTCGTCCTGTCGGGCGATGCGACCTTCGAGGACATGAAGCCGCAACTGCTGCGCGGGATCGAGCAGCTGAGCCAGGTCCTGACCGATCCCGACAGCCGCGCCCAGCTCGGCGTGGCGACCGAGGCGGTGCTGGCGGGTCATCACTACCAGATCCTGAAGGCGCTCCGCAGCCTGCTGCCGCGGGAGGCCCGGCTCTTCGCGGTGGCGGGCGACCGATGA
- a CDS encoding DUF1217 domain-containing protein, translating into MSFQPVLPLTGYAGWRFLGRTMERQRDSHDQSQQVQREVAYFAEKIGTVRTPEDLVSDYRLLKVALGAFGLGEAINGKALIRKVLNEGAADKGALANRLSDKRWLALAKAFDFGGASGAGTGTAGFADRIAGQYRTQSFEAAIGEVDANLGLALTLDHEMATLASDDMSEEAKWFSVLGSTSLRAVFDGAFGLPREFAALDLDRQVEIYQDRTARMFGSGSASQFAAEDKRETLIKTFLIRADLGSMGPAPPGRIALTLLGG; encoded by the coding sequence ATGAGCTTCCAGCCGGTCCTGCCTCTGACAGGCTATGCCGGCTGGCGGTTCCTCGGCCGCACGATGGAGCGTCAGCGCGACAGCCACGACCAGAGCCAGCAGGTCCAGCGGGAGGTCGCCTATTTCGCCGAAAAGATCGGCACGGTCCGCACCCCCGAGGATCTCGTCTCCGACTATCGGCTGCTCAAGGTGGCGCTCGGCGCCTTCGGGCTGGGGGAGGCCATCAACGGCAAGGCGCTGATCCGCAAGGTCCTGAACGAGGGGGCGGCCGACAAGGGGGCGCTCGCGAACCGGCTCTCGGACAAGCGCTGGCTGGCCCTCGCCAAGGCCTTCGACTTCGGCGGGGCCTCGGGGGCCGGGACGGGGACGGCGGGCTTCGCCGACCGGATCGCCGGGCAATATCGCACGCAGAGCTTCGAGGCGGCGATCGGCGAGGTCGACGCCAACCTGGGCCTCGCCCTCACCCTCGATCACGAGATGGCGACGCTCGCCTCCGACGACATGAGCGAGGAGGCCAAATGGTTCAGCGTGCTGGGCTCCACCTCGCTCCGGGCGGTGTTCGACGGCGCCTTCGGCCTGCCCAGAGAATTCGCGGCTCTCGATCTCGACCGCCAGGTCGAGATCTACCAGGACAGGACGGCGCGGATGTTCGGCAGCGGATCGGCCTCGCAATTCGCCGCGGAGGACAAGCGCGAGACCCTGATCAAGACCTTCCTGATCCGCGCCGATCTGGGCTCCATGGGCCCGGCCCCTCCCGGCCGGATCGCCCTGACCCTGCTCGGCGGCTGA
- a CDS encoding ABC transporter ATP-binding protein, with translation MQDPLPPLLRVQDLRKEFSSGGGWLGGAPRVVRAVDRVSFDVRAGETLGVVGESGCGKTTLGRMVLRLLEATSGKVEFDGTDLGGLDAARMRAMRRNMQIIFQDPFGALNPRMTVGELIVEPLVIHGVGTPASRQARLDELLDLVGLAPYHAARFAHEFSGGQRQRICIARALALNPRFIVCDEAASALDVSIQAQILNLLQDLKQSLGLTYLFISHDLGVIRHISDRVMVMYLGQVVEMGSKHQIFDAPSHPYTAALLRASPSRNRGKTRFAAIKGDLPSPANPPPGCRFHTRCPLAQPVCRTTPPPLMPVEAPGQFAACHFPGSDRASLDPGKTVGAMGG, from the coding sequence ATGCAAGACCCTCTTCCCCCGCTGCTGCGTGTGCAGGATCTGCGCAAGGAATTCTCCTCGGGAGGCGGCTGGCTCGGCGGGGCGCCCCGGGTCGTGCGGGCGGTCGACAGGGTCTCGTTCGACGTGCGGGCCGGGGAAACGCTCGGTGTCGTGGGTGAAAGCGGCTGCGGCAAGACCACGCTCGGCCGCATGGTGCTGCGGCTGCTCGAGGCCACGTCGGGGAAGGTCGAGTTCGACGGTACCGATCTGGGCGGGCTGGACGCCGCCCGGATGCGCGCCATGCGCCGCAACATGCAGATCATCTTTCAGGACCCGTTCGGAGCGTTGAATCCGCGCATGACGGTGGGCGAGCTGATTGTCGAGCCGCTGGTCATCCATGGCGTCGGCACACCGGCCTCCCGGCAGGCCCGGCTCGATGAGCTGCTAGATCTGGTCGGGCTTGCTCCTTACCATGCGGCGCGCTTCGCCCATGAGTTCTCGGGCGGGCAACGCCAGCGGATCTGCATCGCCCGCGCCCTGGCGCTGAACCCGCGCTTCATCGTCTGCGACGAGGCGGCTTCGGCGCTGGATGTCTCGATTCAGGCACAGATCCTCAATCTGCTGCAGGATCTCAAGCAAAGCCTCGGGCTGACCTATCTGTTCATCAGCCACGATCTCGGCGTGATCCGGCATATCTCTGACAGGGTGATGGTGATGTATCTCGGGCAGGTGGTCGAGATGGGCAGCAAGCATCAGATCTTTGACGCGCCCTCGCATCCCTATACGGCGGCGCTGCTGCGGGCATCGCCGTCGCGCAATCGCGGCAAGACGCGCTTTGCCGCGATCAAGGGCGATCTTCCCAGCCCGGCCAATCCGCCGCCCGGCTGCCGCTTCCACACCCGCTGCCCGCTGGCGCAACCGGTATGCAGGACCACACCGCCACCGCTGATGCCTGTTGAAGCCCCTGGCCAGTTCGCCGCCTGCCATTTCCCCGGCAGCGATCGTGCCTCCCTGGATCCTGGCAAGACTGTCGGCGCCATGGGAGGGTGA
- a CDS encoding ABC transporter ATP-binding protein, whose product MTQHAPSPASPAAGPAPLLEVADLSVSIGGVPIINKVSLTLNEGEVVGLVGESGSGKSVSSLAIMRLLPKEAAITASRLRLLGEDLLQATERRCEQLRGSAIAMIFQEPMTALNPVLTVGEQIIETVIRHEGVGRRVARARAIDALGRVGIPAAAQRVDDYPHQMSGGMRQRAMIAVALACQPRVLIADEPTTALDVTIQAQILELLQDLQEEYRMGTVMITHDLGVVSSFADRVMIMYSGRVIEEAPAGAVFDAPRHPYTRGLLASIPSSEVDTDRLYAIPGTVPPAFDPPPGCRFEPRCAHAAAGCRLAQPALLACGPDHRAACLRLDEITPAGAP is encoded by the coding sequence ATGACCCAACATGCCCCTTCCCCTGCCTCCCCCGCTGCCGGACCGGCCCCGCTGCTGGAAGTGGCGGATCTCTCGGTCAGCATCGGCGGCGTGCCGATCATCAACAAGGTCTCGTTGACCCTGAACGAGGGCGAGGTCGTCGGGCTGGTCGGGGAATCCGGCAGCGGCAAGAGCGTCTCGTCCCTGGCGATCATGCGCCTGCTGCCGAAGGAGGCCGCGATCACCGCCAGCCGGTTGCGCCTTCTGGGCGAGGATCTGTTGCAGGCGACCGAGCGGCGCTGCGAGCAGCTGCGCGGCAGCGCCATCGCCATGATCTTTCAGGAACCGATGACGGCGCTCAATCCGGTGCTGACGGTGGGCGAGCAGATCATCGAGACAGTGATCCGCCACGAAGGGGTCGGTCGCCGTGTGGCGCGCGCCCGTGCCATCGACGCTCTGGGGCGGGTCGGCATTCCGGCGGCGGCGCAGCGTGTCGATGACTATCCGCATCAGATGTCGGGCGGCATGCGGCAACGCGCGATGATTGCCGTGGCGCTGGCCTGCCAGCCGCGGGTCCTGATCGCCGACGAGCCGACCACCGCGCTCGATGTCACCATTCAAGCCCAGATCCTCGAGTTGTTGCAGGATCTGCAGGAAGAGTACCGGATGGGTACGGTGATGATCACCCATGACCTCGGGGTCGTCTCGTCCTTCGCCGACCGGGTGATGATCATGTATTCCGGCCGGGTGATCGAAGAGGCGCCGGCCGGTGCGGTCTTCGATGCGCCGCGCCATCCCTATACCCGCGGGCTGCTGGCCTCCATCCCCTCCAGCGAGGTGGACACCGACCGGCTCTATGCGATCCCCGGGACGGTGCCGCCGGCTTTCGATCCACCGCCGGGCTGCCGTTTCGAGCCGCGCTGTGCCCATGCCGCCGCCGGCTGCCGCCTTGCCCAACCAGCGCTGCTGGCATGCGGTCCCGACCATCGCGCCGCCTGCCTGCGGCTGGACGAGATCACTCCTGCAGGAGCCCCGTGA